A single window of Leptospira koniambonensis DNA harbors:
- a CDS encoding ABC-F family ATP-binding cassette domain-containing protein: MNLISIDKVGKSIGEKQLFQGLSFGIDEGEKTGLLGINGSGKSTLLRILLGMEEPDTGKVVRNRELKISFLSQFPEFDPNKTVLEHILSGSGILLDTVRRYEKACIELEKGGEEAEKEYHLAMEEMDSKQAWELESKLKNILRELNIPDLSRKMGELSGGMAKKVSLAQALTDESNFLVLDEPTNHLDIDAILWLQDFLTNTDKAVLLVTHDRYFLEEIANRILEIDRGNFRVYPGNYDLYLEKKVEMQVIEEKEEAKRKSFLRTELEWLKRQPKARGTKQKARTDRAIEVMERKKAGKDIVLDISVSGRRLGGKILELKNIKKSYTKAELISGFSYVFKAKERIGIVGPNGAGKTTLLNMITGREKTDSGDVAAGLNTSFGYFDQLGKELPGPKKVIDYVKEEIAPTIKMNDGSSWTASQFLERFLFPPQLQQTKIERLSGGEKKRLYLILLLMRNPNFLVLDEPTNDLDIPTLSVLEEFLDDFPGVVLVVSHDRYFMDRVTDYLFVFKGDGRIDRFPGNYSEYLEYREYEEKETKASVSKAPEKPAENKKKGLGYQDKRKLETLEKEILSLETEEKELVQNLQSSDPELARKSGERLSNLQEELQKKVIEWEELASKE, encoded by the coding sequence ATGAATCTAATCTCCATTGATAAGGTCGGTAAATCTATCGGCGAAAAACAACTCTTCCAGGGCTTAAGCTTCGGAATAGACGAGGGAGAAAAAACCGGCTTACTCGGGATCAATGGATCCGGAAAGTCCACCTTACTTAGGATCTTACTCGGAATGGAAGAACCGGATACTGGAAAAGTAGTCCGAAACAGAGAACTCAAAATTTCATTCTTATCCCAATTCCCTGAATTTGATCCTAACAAAACTGTACTAGAACATATACTTTCTGGTTCAGGAATTCTTTTAGATACAGTCAGAAGATACGAAAAAGCATGTATCGAACTGGAAAAAGGCGGAGAAGAAGCCGAAAAGGAATATCATCTTGCAATGGAAGAAATGGATTCCAAACAAGCATGGGAACTAGAATCCAAACTTAAAAATATATTAAGAGAACTGAATATACCTGATCTTTCAAGAAAAATGGGAGAGTTATCAGGGGGAATGGCTAAAAAAGTATCTCTTGCACAAGCCCTAACAGACGAATCCAATTTTTTGGTATTAGATGAGCCTACCAACCATTTAGATATAGATGCGATCCTTTGGCTCCAGGATTTTTTAACAAATACTGACAAAGCGGTTTTACTCGTTACACACGATCGATATTTTTTAGAAGAGATCGCAAACCGCATCTTGGAAATAGATAGAGGAAATTTCAGAGTTTATCCTGGGAATTATGATCTGTATTTAGAAAAAAAAGTAGAGATGCAGGTGATCGAAGAAAAGGAAGAAGCAAAACGAAAATCCTTTCTTAGAACTGAGCTCGAATGGCTGAAACGCCAGCCAAAAGCGAGAGGCACCAAACAAAAAGCTAGAACAGATCGCGCGATCGAAGTAATGGAAAGAAAGAAGGCAGGCAAAGATATAGTCCTGGATATTTCTGTTTCTGGCAGAAGGCTCGGCGGAAAAATATTAGAATTAAAGAATATTAAGAAATCTTATACTAAAGCAGAGTTAATTTCTGGATTTTCTTATGTATTCAAGGCTAAAGAAAGGATCGGGATCGTAGGTCCTAATGGTGCAGGAAAAACCACACTTCTGAATATGATCACAGGAAGAGAAAAAACTGACTCAGGAGATGTTGCAGCAGGTCTCAATACTAGTTTCGGTTATTTCGATCAGCTTGGAAAAGAACTCCCTGGACCTAAAAAGGTAATAGATTATGTTAAAGAAGAGATAGCACCCACCATCAAGATGAATGATGGATCTTCTTGGACAGCCTCACAGTTTTTAGAAAGGTTTTTATTCCCTCCTCAGTTACAACAAACCAAAATAGAAAGACTATCCGGTGGGGAAAAGAAAAGACTTTATCTGATTTTACTTCTCATGAGAAATCCGAACTTCTTAGTTTTAGATGAGCCCACTAATGATCTGGATATTCCCACACTTTCCGTGCTGGAAGAATTCTTGGATGATTTTCCTGGAGTGGTCCTCGTAGTTTCTCACGATCGTTACTTTATGGACCGGGTCACAGATTATCTATTCGTTTTCAAAGGTGATGGGAGAATAGATAGATTCCCAGGTAATTACTCTGAATATTTGGAATATAGAGAATACGAAGAAAAAGAAACTAAGGCCAGTGTATCCAAGGCTCCAGAAAAACCGGCAGAGAATAAGAAGAAGGGCCTTGGTTACCAAGACAAAAGAAAGCTGGAGACCTTAGAAAAAGAAATACTCTCTTTGGAGACGGAAGAGAAGGAACTCGTCCAAAACCTACAGTCTTCCGATCCAGAGCTTGCCAGAAAATCAGGAGAACGACTGAGCAATTTACAAGAGGAATTGCAAAAGAAGGTCATCGAATGGGAAGAGCTTGCTTCTAAAGAATAG
- a CDS encoding PAS domain-containing sensor histidine kinase: MALAKLLKWFQNRNLRKKIEKEIRALAPEVFNDYLYRVDVSDNGDLLLSWANEGFLKFCGINLDDLNNSWPAADPRYFHPDDQDLIKQRTRSLLSGSPRADEYRAYGPDGQIRWLRDHAHPIWDPVKKRVTQIYGSVQDLTPLRKSEIVLQDQLSYTNILLDSTEEWVIRVNQAGKIQYVNSSGRSEVRRQFGIELLSDSKILSLISDTHKEIFQAQLNKAFSGAKVKWHFSKLFPVQPNSELEVSFAPLSKEGAIKEVVIFLKDVTLRTVWETALLASEEKYRKLVEVSPDAIGLHADGKVIYINQTGLKMLGYDSLEEVEGRQIIEFIHPESRQVVAERVLKAMLKSEPLEPIEEKFIRKDGTDISVEVSGIAFEQRGQKLMQVIVRDITERKKAELELGELRKKILQTNDRLQAIIEGVKDSICAVDMDLKVISCNTAFELMVWKLYGKRITVGQTIWDIAIDNPEERERIIRNWSRALTGEVFKMERKISGLIKDSIVLEINYSSIRDESHNMIGATQIIRDVTDRYQYEETLRKSLDEKEVMLKEIHHRVKNNLQVVSSLLSLQTDFTDDPKLVSILKECERRIQSMALVHKELYQNDTIADADFTEYLNNLLVALVQSFGANKRVGYSIESQDIRLNLDFAIPLALVFNELVSNSLKYAFPGDQKGEISVSISKTDNGLSISIGDNGVGLPKKVDVRKSEGLGLQLVGMLLDKLKAKWGLETVDIGTRYKIELPIPK, translated from the coding sequence ATGGCTCTTGCCAAACTTTTAAAATGGTTTCAAAATCGGAATCTTCGAAAAAAAATAGAAAAAGAAATTCGTGCCCTCGCGCCCGAAGTATTTAACGATTATCTTTACAGAGTAGATGTATCGGATAATGGAGATCTATTATTAAGCTGGGCTAACGAAGGATTTTTAAAATTCTGTGGGATCAATTTAGATGATCTTAATAATTCATGGCCTGCTGCAGATCCAAGATACTTTCATCCTGATGATCAGGATTTAATTAAACAAAGGACAAGGTCCTTACTATCCGGTTCACCTAGAGCAGACGAATATAGGGCCTATGGTCCTGATGGGCAGATTAGATGGTTAAGAGATCATGCTCATCCAATCTGGGACCCTGTCAAAAAGAGAGTGACTCAGATCTATGGATCTGTTCAGGATCTAACTCCATTAAGAAAAAGTGAAATAGTTCTACAAGATCAACTCTCTTATACAAATATCCTTTTAGATAGTACGGAAGAGTGGGTAATCCGCGTAAATCAAGCGGGAAAGATACAATACGTAAATTCTTCCGGAAGATCCGAAGTCAGAAGACAATTCGGTATAGAATTACTTTCAGATTCTAAGATCTTATCTTTGATCTCGGACACTCATAAGGAAATTTTCCAAGCACAACTGAATAAGGCATTTTCAGGAGCTAAGGTCAAATGGCATTTTTCTAAACTATTTCCTGTTCAGCCTAATTCAGAGTTAGAAGTTTCCTTCGCTCCCTTATCCAAAGAAGGAGCAATTAAGGAAGTTGTAATATTCTTAAAAGACGTAACTCTTAGGACTGTTTGGGAAACCGCACTACTTGCCAGCGAAGAAAAATACAGAAAATTGGTGGAAGTTTCTCCAGACGCGATAGGCCTGCACGCAGACGGAAAGGTAATTTATATAAATCAAACAGGCCTTAAAATGCTCGGTTATGATTCCTTAGAAGAGGTGGAAGGAAGGCAAATCATAGAATTTATACATCCTGAGTCTAGGCAGGTTGTGGCTGAAAGAGTTCTTAAAGCGATGCTTAAATCCGAACCGTTGGAACCTATCGAAGAAAAATTCATTCGAAAAGATGGAACAGATATCTCTGTAGAAGTTTCCGGAATAGCATTCGAACAAAGAGGGCAAAAATTAATGCAGGTGATTGTGAGAGACATCACCGAAAGAAAAAAGGCAGAACTTGAATTAGGTGAACTTAGGAAAAAGATCCTTCAAACAAACGATAGACTCCAAGCAATCATAGAAGGTGTAAAAGATTCTATCTGTGCTGTGGATATGGATCTAAAAGTCATCTCATGTAATACAGCATTTGAACTTATGGTTTGGAAATTGTATGGAAAAAGGATCACAGTTGGCCAAACGATTTGGGATATCGCAATCGATAATCCGGAAGAAAGAGAAAGAATTATCCGAAATTGGAGTAGGGCTCTCACTGGCGAAGTTTTCAAAATGGAAAGAAAAATTTCAGGCCTTATTAAAGACTCCATTGTGCTCGAGATTAATTATAGTTCTATCCGCGATGAAAGTCATAATATGATTGGTGCCACTCAGATCATCCGAGATGTAACAGATAGATACCAATACGAAGAAACCTTAAGAAAATCCTTGGATGAAAAAGAAGTGATGTTAAAGGAAATCCATCACAGGGTTAAAAATAATTTACAAGTGGTTTCCAGTCTTTTAAGTTTGCAGACTGATTTTACTGATGATCCAAAACTTGTTTCTATTCTGAAGGAATGTGAGAGACGGATACAATCCATGGCTCTAGTTCACAAGGAGTTGTATCAAAACGATACGATTGCGGATGCAGATTTTACCGAATATCTAAACAATCTACTCGTGGCACTTGTTCAATCATTCGGTGCAAACAAAAGAGTGGGCTATTCAATAGAGTCCCAAGACATACGTTTAAATTTGGACTTTGCAATACCGCTTGCATTAGTATTCAATGAACTAGTTTCAAATTCCTTAAAATATGCATTTCCAGGAGACCAAAAAGGAGAAATATCCGTATCGATCTCCAAAACTGATAACGGACTTTCTATTTCCATTGGAGACAATGGAGTTGGACTTCCTAAAAAGGTAGATGTCAGAAAATCAGAAGGATTAGGATTACAGCTAGTAGGGATGTTATTGGATAAGCTGAAAGCAAAATGGGGACTAGAAACTGTAGATATAGGCACCAGATACAAAATAGAACTTCCTATCCCTAAGTAG
- a CDS encoding alpha/beta fold hydrolase, which yields MNRKFFPIYLFLILFGLTYCSETLVKTGIGYERWKAGLEKKQTKLEPWNWVYLEGGEGSEKILMVHGFGGDKDNWTRFSKWLTPTYTVVAVDLPGFGENDRIADQDYNIAQQVKRLDEFVTKLGWEKFHIVGNSMGGAISGVYAATYPQKVLSLGLFAPSGVNSPEKSELSKNLEKGKNNLVATNAEEFQELMKFIFVTPPPIPSFLASYFAEKAIKNSEFNKYIFKQIRSTGFPLQENMNKIQARTLILWGDTDRVLSVSGAGVLEKGIAGSKKVILKDMGHVPMLERPEEVANTYKEFLVK from the coding sequence ATGAACCGCAAATTTTTCCCAATCTACCTTTTTCTAATTTTATTCGGGCTTACCTATTGTTCCGAGACCCTGGTCAAAACTGGTATCGGCTATGAAAGATGGAAAGCCGGACTCGAAAAAAAACAAACCAAGTTAGAACCTTGGAATTGGGTATATTTAGAGGGCGGAGAAGGTAGCGAAAAGATCCTGATGGTCCATGGATTTGGCGGAGACAAAGACAATTGGACTAGATTCTCCAAATGGCTTACTCCTACATATACTGTAGTAGCAGTGGATCTTCCTGGTTTTGGGGAGAATGATAGAATTGCAGATCAGGATTATAATATTGCTCAGCAAGTAAAACGTTTAGATGAGTTCGTTACTAAACTTGGTTGGGAAAAATTCCATATCGTAGGAAACTCCATGGGAGGAGCAATCTCTGGAGTATATGCGGCGACTTATCCTCAAAAGGTTTTATCTCTCGGATTATTTGCTCCTTCTGGCGTAAACAGTCCTGAAAAAAGTGAGCTATCCAAAAACTTGGAGAAGGGAAAGAATAACTTAGTTGCGACTAACGCAGAAGAATTTCAAGAATTGATGAAATTCATTTTTGTTACTCCTCCTCCCATTCCTTCTTTTTTAGCTTCCTATTTTGCGGAGAAGGCGATCAAAAATTCTGAATTTAATAAATATATATTCAAACAGATCAGATCTACAGGATTTCCTTTACAGGAAAATATGAATAAGATCCAAGCAAGAACTCTTATTCTTTGGGGAGATACTGATAGAGTATTGAGTGTCTCCGGAGCTGGAGTATTAGAAAAAGGTATTGCGGGATCTAAAAAGGTGATCTTGAAAGATATGGGCCATGTTCCTATGCTTGAAAGACCCGAAGAAGTTGCGAATACTTATAAAGAATTTTTAGTGAAGTAA
- a CDS encoding cyclic nucleotide-binding domain-containing protein — translation MQHTTEEILHQIYLFSSFSMDELAKIAEKTKYKVLEQGDAVYQEGNEAKAFYVVMYGTLKILTSTEKGDDVNVTTIATGDHFGEFPFLDQGKRAGTVEAMERCELLEIPFEHLQHILDSDKELALKFYKGITTYLVKRMRLLTHDLAYARELKKRYS, via the coding sequence ATGCAACACACTACAGAAGAAATCCTACACCAGATTTATTTATTTTCCAGCTTCTCTATGGATGAATTGGCTAAAATAGCGGAGAAGACAAAATACAAGGTGCTTGAACAAGGGGACGCGGTTTACCAAGAAGGGAACGAAGCAAAAGCGTTCTATGTGGTAATGTACGGAACTCTGAAAATTTTGACCTCTACCGAAAAAGGGGACGATGTAAACGTAACCACGATTGCCACAGGTGATCATTTCGGAGAATTCCCGTTTTTAGATCAGGGGAAAAGAGCAGGAACAGTTGAAGCAATGGAACGTTGCGAACTTTTAGAAATTCCTTTCGAACATCTGCAGCATATTCTGGATTCTGATAAGGAACTCGCTCTTAAGTTTTATAAAGGGATTACCACTTATTTGGTAAAAAGAATGAGACTTTTGACTCATGACTTAGCTTATGCTAGAGAATTAAAGAAACGTTATTCGTGA
- a CDS encoding PAS domain S-box protein: MKSSFFPYWCILMDPSGLILETNLPLESWRQNPLSYFLNGTEKIQGENGSAVLSWLPGKSPLSFPGSTGLLASWSLTHGMFWIKMEPMEEGSASLLENSFWKEFLSSDRPFRQIFETNQAIKWILDPDSGDILYANQSASQFYGYSQEELLQMKVTDINMFTKEQIFEEMRQAALESRQYFRFRHKLKSGEIREMEVYSGPLQFGGKRVLFSILYDVTERVMAISSLEESERRYRSLVESASDSIIITNFETKIFEVNRRMCELLEYSKEELQTFTLKDILDEDSFADSKHRIPALEIGKPAILSRRFKSKSGKIIEADVNAVRIDEFRYMGIVRDVTERNSMTRTLENSLKEKESMLQEIHHRVKNNLQVISSLLGLQYENTEDPNLKRILKECENRVKSMGFVHAELYRSENFAAVDLENYFTTVSSNLIRAYGGLPRIKLQLDLSSLEVTIERAIPLGLILNELLTNSLKYAFPEDRSGKIQVSIFKEEQNIVFSYSDDGVGFRKENQNGSGTIGIQLIEILSRQLKANSEFTSENGVVFRLRIPDRNPGK; this comes from the coding sequence ATGAAGTCCTCATTCTTTCCATACTGGTGTATTCTAATGGATCCTTCCGGATTGATCCTTGAGACCAATCTTCCTCTGGAATCCTGGAGACAAAATCCTCTCTCTTATTTTTTAAATGGAACAGAGAAGATCCAAGGGGAGAATGGAAGTGCCGTACTTTCTTGGCTGCCAGGAAAAAGCCCTCTTTCATTTCCGGGAAGTACAGGACTTCTCGCTAGTTGGTCTCTCACTCATGGGATGTTTTGGATCAAGATGGAACCAATGGAAGAAGGCTCAGCTTCTCTTCTTGAAAATTCTTTTTGGAAAGAATTTCTATCCAGTGATAGACCATTCCGACAAATTTTTGAGACCAACCAAGCAATCAAATGGATCTTAGATCCTGACTCTGGAGATATTTTATACGCGAACCAATCAGCTAGCCAATTTTACGGATATAGCCAAGAAGAACTTCTGCAAATGAAGGTAACTGATATTAATATGTTCACTAAAGAACAAATTTTTGAAGAGATGAGACAGGCGGCACTCGAATCTAGACAATATTTCCGGTTCAGACATAAATTAAAAAGCGGAGAGATCCGCGAGATGGAAGTTTATAGTGGACCTTTGCAGTTTGGAGGTAAAAGGGTTCTATTTTCTATTTTATATGATGTCACGGAAAGGGTGATGGCTATTTCTTCCTTAGAAGAAAGTGAAAGAAGATATCGTTCCTTAGTGGAAAGTGCCTCTGATTCAATCATCATTACAAATTTTGAAACTAAAATTTTTGAAGTGAACAGAAGAATGTGTGAACTTTTAGAGTATAGCAAAGAAGAACTCCAAACATTCACTTTAAAGGATATTCTAGATGAAGATAGTTTCGCGGATTCCAAACACAGAATCCCTGCATTAGAGATAGGTAAACCAGCAATCTTAAGCAGAAGATTTAAAAGTAAATCAGGTAAAATTATAGAAGCAGACGTAAATGCAGTCCGCATAGATGAATTTCGTTATATGGGGATAGTTCGTGATGTGACCGAAAGAAATTCTATGACTAGAACCTTGGAGAATTCCTTAAAAGAAAAAGAGTCTATGCTCCAAGAGATCCATCATAGGGTCAAAAATAACCTTCAAGTAATTTCGAGCCTACTTGGCTTACAGTATGAAAATACAGAAGATCCGAATTTAAAGAGGATCTTGAAAGAATGTGAGAACCGGGTCAAGTCTATGGGATTTGTTCATGCTGAATTGTATAGGTCTGAAAATTTCGCAGCAGTAGACTTGGAAAATTATTTTACCACAGTTTCTTCTAACCTGATCAGAGCTTATGGAGGACTTCCTCGTATCAAACTACAATTAGACTTAAGTTCCTTGGAAGTGACTATAGAAAGAGCAATTCCTCTGGGACTTATCCTAAACGAACTTCTTACTAACTCCCTAAAATACGCATTTCCAGAAGATCGTTCCGGAAAAATCCAAGTCAGCATCTTTAAAGAAGAACAGAATATCGTCTTCTCATACTCAGACGACGGGGTGGGATTTCGAAAAGAAAATCAGAATGGCTCCGGAACTATAGGTATCCAGCTCATAGAGATCTTATCCAGGCAGTTAAAGGCAAACTCTGAATTTACTTCGGAAAATGGAGTTGTTTTTCGTCTTAGAATTCCGGACAGGAATCCAGGAAAGTAG
- a CDS encoding DUF445 family protein: protein MELPFLNIVITKEWIGIAMMPLTYGFVGWFTNVVALKMTFYPLEFVGIPPYLGWQGIVPKKAQKLALKSVNIMTERLIKVEDFFSKVDPDQLETEFQPVLNDLIPSATHEIVHHINPVLRKHLENGHGEEIVRAVQEKCAHTVKNIMTQVKENVSSVFNFRSLVLRKLTGPNVERIVNIFEEVGSKEFKFIEHCGWALGGLLGLVQIVLWIYFPIWWTLPIQGIIVGYITNWVALTMIFRPLYEKKIGPIKYRGLFIARQEEVSKKYSNVFATQVLTARNVLEEILYKRAARTLVETIQAETESAATRLNLSGHLDEENKGEDSDFENTKKEVIRKVSDSLAGSSTKLETYMGRAMSIENNMFKRMKDLPPEEFEPILRSAFQEDEYVLILIGSVLGAIVGLVQGIYMIAV from the coding sequence ATGGAATTGCCCTTTCTCAATATAGTTATTACCAAAGAATGGATCGGGATCGCAATGATGCCTCTTACCTACGGATTCGTGGGTTGGTTTACCAATGTGGTAGCCTTAAAAATGACCTTCTATCCTTTAGAATTTGTGGGAATTCCTCCATATTTAGGATGGCAAGGGATCGTTCCTAAGAAGGCCCAGAAATTAGCACTGAAATCGGTAAATATTATGACCGAGAGGCTGATCAAGGTAGAAGACTTTTTCTCTAAAGTGGATCCGGACCAATTAGAGACCGAGTTCCAACCTGTTCTAAATGATCTAATTCCTTCTGCAACTCATGAGATCGTTCATCATATCAATCCTGTCTTAAGAAAACATTTAGAGAATGGGCATGGAGAAGAGATCGTAAGAGCAGTCCAAGAAAAATGCGCTCATACAGTGAAAAATATCATGACCCAGGTGAAGGAGAATGTATCCTCCGTTTTCAATTTCAGATCCCTGGTTCTACGCAAACTTACAGGTCCGAATGTAGAAAGGATCGTAAACATATTCGAAGAAGTTGGTTCTAAAGAATTCAAATTTATAGAACATTGTGGCTGGGCACTCGGTGGATTACTCGGGCTCGTACAAATTGTCCTCTGGATCTATTTTCCGATCTGGTGGACCCTTCCTATCCAAGGAATTATTGTAGGATATATTACAAACTGGGTGGCTCTCACAATGATCTTCCGACCTCTTTATGAGAAAAAAATCGGACCGATCAAATACAGAGGATTATTCATCGCGAGACAGGAAGAAGTTTCTAAAAAATATTCAAACGTATTCGCAACCCAAGTTCTGACAGCAAGAAACGTTTTAGAAGAGATCTTATACAAAAGAGCTGCAAGAACATTGGTAGAAACTATCCAAGCAGAAACAGAATCTGCTGCTACTCGCCTAAACTTGTCCGGACATTTGGATGAGGAGAATAAGGGAGAAGATTCAGATTTCGAGAATACCAAAAAAGAAGTTATCCGCAAGGTAAGTGATTCTTTGGCAGGAAGTTCTACTAAACTTGAAACATATATGGGAAGAGCGATGAGCATAGAAAATAATATGTTCAAACGTATGAAGGATCTCCCACCTGAAGAATTTGAACCAATCTTAAGATCCGCTTTCCAAGAAGATGAGTACGTTCTTATTCTGATCGGTTCTGTTTTAGGAGCAATTGTAGGTCTTGTACAAGGGATCTATATGATCGCGGTGTAA
- a CDS encoding alpha/beta hydrolase, which produces MLQFGSDSKIATLPSGIRIAYRIFPGKSKIPLFCVHGLTGNLKNFEPIAQGLSKKGITVIVYDLRGRGNSDKPKEEYSARVHAQDLKDLSTVLGYSKISILSHSLGAWITLRFAEKFSSFLEKAVLIDGGGELSIKRKISNLLMIQGSLARLGKRIPSKEMYLQEAKKSPLLSAWNTNIQNFLLYELEPLGTLSSSLMPGNSFYGPVLCSIPPFVIDSELKNMGGAMRPAGIVARLFKDPKEFIKTLKENKVMPYSTLRCPVLVIRALKPNFKSGDELLPSTAIDKMKEKIKNLKVYELTDKNHYESVLLEDKERDQEIFKFLRS; this is translated from the coding sequence ATGTTACAATTCGGTTCGGATTCCAAAATAGCAACTCTACCCTCCGGAATCCGAATCGCCTACCGGATCTTTCCAGGCAAATCCAAAATTCCTCTTTTCTGTGTTCATGGACTTACAGGAAATCTAAAAAATTTCGAACCAATCGCTCAAGGCCTTTCTAAAAAAGGGATCACTGTAATTGTATACGATCTGCGTGGAAGAGGAAATTCAGACAAACCTAAAGAAGAATATTCCGCAAGAGTTCATGCTCAAGATCTAAAAGATCTTTCAACTGTATTAGGATATTCTAAAATATCTATTCTTTCTCATTCATTAGGTGCCTGGATCACTCTTAGATTTGCAGAAAAGTTCTCAAGTTTCCTAGAAAAAGCAGTTTTGATAGACGGAGGTGGAGAACTTTCCATCAAACGTAAAATTTCCAATTTACTCATGATCCAAGGTTCTTTGGCTCGTTTAGGCAAAAGGATCCCTAGTAAGGAAATGTATCTGCAAGAAGCTAAAAAATCTCCTTTGCTTTCCGCTTGGAATACAAATATTCAAAATTTCTTATTGTACGAATTAGAACCTCTTGGAACACTTTCTTCTTCTTTAATGCCTGGAAATAGTTTTTACGGCCCAGTTCTTTGTTCTATTCCACCGTTCGTGATCGATTCGGAACTTAAAAATATGGGTGGAGCTATGAGACCTGCCGGGATTGTAGCGAGACTTTTCAAAGATCCTAAAGAATTTATAAAAACCCTGAAAGAAAATAAGGTAATGCCTTATTCTACATTACGTTGTCCCGTTCTTGTAATCCGTGCTTTAAAACCGAATTTCAAATCGGGAGACGAACTTTTACCTTCTACTGCCATAGATAAGATGAAAGAGAAGATAAAAAATCTGAAAGTTTATGAGCTAACAGACAAAAATCATTATGAATCTGTATTATTGGAAGATAAGGAAAGAGATCAGGAGATATTCAAATTTTTGAGATCTTAA
- the pgsW gene encoding poly-gamma-glutamate system protein, whose product MKGLYWKSSNKSVFYYLILAAFSIFGMYLVESFRIEKIQNHYSEKIEAAKLAAKAFEKIKNYKESKNKKIDLNFDPAQSGLIGEFFTPVTSNLGSLKAKQSSINPNFAALVVEYLVQAGADKGDTIAVSMSGSFPALNIAVYSAAKILELKLVIISSLTSSQWGANEPEFLWPDMEKELYARGIFPYKSVAYSLGGIEDQAFGILKDGSKILQNSASKNSLPMLYSKNYSESLEERMNLYSGIISLSEYKAYINVGGGTVSVGTKKNAGEFSPGLNLKHPITHDGRDSIMRRFANLGIPIIHLVRVEELAAQNGFSIQPKKLPEIGEGKIFKRSEYDLRLAAVVLIGILVLLYVFFKRDSFIEEDRDESL is encoded by the coding sequence TTGAAGGGATTGTATTGGAAATCTTCCAACAAATCAGTTTTCTATTATCTTATACTTGCAGCATTTTCTATTTTTGGAATGTATTTAGTAGAATCTTTTCGAATTGAGAAAATCCAAAACCATTATTCAGAAAAGATAGAAGCGGCCAAACTTGCTGCAAAAGCATTCGAAAAAATTAAAAACTATAAAGAATCTAAAAACAAAAAGATAGATCTGAATTTCGATCCTGCTCAGTCAGGTCTTATCGGTGAATTTTTTACTCCTGTTACAAGCAATCTGGGTTCTCTTAAAGCAAAACAAAGTTCAATCAATCCGAATTTTGCTGCCTTAGTTGTAGAATATTTGGTCCAAGCTGGTGCCGATAAGGGCGATACAATTGCTGTTTCTATGTCTGGTTCTTTTCCTGCTTTGAATATCGCAGTCTATTCTGCTGCTAAAATTTTAGAACTAAAACTTGTAATCATCTCCAGCCTGACTTCTTCCCAATGGGGTGCGAATGAGCCTGAGTTTTTATGGCCTGATATGGAGAAGGAGCTGTATGCCCGTGGAATTTTTCCGTATAAATCCGTGGCCTATAGTTTAGGAGGAATAGAGGACCAGGCTTTTGGGATATTGAAAGATGGGTCGAAGATACTACAAAATTCTGCCTCCAAAAATTCACTTCCGATGCTTTATTCAAAGAACTACTCGGAAAGTCTGGAAGAAAGAATGAATCTATATTCCGGTATTATATCTCTCTCAGAATACAAAGCCTATATCAATGTGGGTGGTGGAACTGTTTCCGTAGGAACTAAGAAAAATGCAGGAGAATTTTCACCAGGTCTAAATCTAAAACATCCGATTACGCATGATGGAAGAGATTCAATCATGAGACGTTTTGCAAATTTAGGGATTCCAATCATTCATTTGGTTCGAGTAGAAGAACTTGCTGCACAAAATGGATTTAGCATACAACCTAAAAAACTTCCGGAAATTGGAGAAGGTAAAATATTCAAAAGATCTGAATACGATTTAAGATTGGCGGCTGTTGTTTTAATTGGGATTTTAGTTTTACTATATGTATTTTTTAAAAGAGATTCTTTTATAGAAGAAGATAGAGACGAATCTCTTTAA